The genome window ATAAAGGTAGAATCTCTTCCATAAAAGCTTCAGCAGCTTTAGAACGATATCTCTGGGTACTAATAATAACTGAGAGCATTCTTTTGATTTGTACTCCTTCGATTCCAGGACTAGAGAGGATGTGCATTTCTAATTCTTTGGCGATCGCGGTAATAGAGACAAAAGCTGCGCCTAAACCTGATTGGACAGCATTTTTAATCGCTTCAATAGAATTAAGTTCCATCTCAATTTTTAAGCGTTTAGTGTCAATATCGTAGCGACTGAGCACTTGATCGATTACTTTACGAATGGTGGATTGAGAATCTAGGGTAATAAAATTAAGTTCATAGAGAGCCTCTTTGGGAATAGTAGTCTCTTTTGCTAAACTATGTTTAGGGGGTAAAATCAGGGCTAATTCATCTTCAGCGTAGGGAATAATTGTCAAAGTTTCCTGTAATTCTGGTGGGACTTCTCCTCCAATAATCGCTAAATCAACTTGTCCATTGGCTACCCCCCAAGACGTACGACGGGTAGAATGAACTTGTAGTTGTACGCCTACTTTAGGGTATTTCTCTCTAAACAAACCAATCATCCTAGGAAGAAGATAAGTACCAGTAGTTTGAGAAGCACCAACTATGAGTGTTCCGCCTCGCAAACTTTGTAAGTCTTCTATAGCACTACAGGTTTCTTGACAGAGACTGATAATTTTCTCACCATAAAGTAAAAGTAATTTTCCCGCTTCTGTTAATTGAGCTTTGCGACCACCGCGATCAAACAGAGGTACATTCAGCTGTTTTTCGAGGTTTTGCACTTGTAAACTAACAGCAGGTTGAGAAACATAAAGACTGTCAGCAGCTCGTTTAAAACTCCCTTCTGTAGCGATCGCTAACAGAATACGGAGTTGATCAATACTAAAAGGAATTTCGGACATAGAAAGAAATACCCATGGGGATCTAGATCAGCTATCTGAATTTGAGATTATCACAGAAAAGTCACCTACTTCCGTTAAAATCATCAATGGTGTTAATTTATATTCCCATGAAATTAGCAAATTGGCTCACTAATAGTCACACAATTATTTTAGGACTCTTGTTAAGTTTTGCCATTGTCCATAGTGGTTTAGCTGCGTTAAGACTATGGGCTG of Gloeocapsa sp. DLM2.Bin57 contains these proteins:
- a CDS encoding LysR family transcriptional regulator — translated: MSEIPFSIDQLRILLAIATEGSFKRAADSLYVSQPAVSLQVQNLEKQLNVPLFDRGGRKAQLTEAGKLLLLYGEKIISLCQETCSAIEDLQSLRGGTLIVGASQTTGTYLLPRMIGLFREKYPKVGVQLQVHSTRRTSWGVANGQVDLAIIGGEVPPELQETLTIIPYAEDELALILPPKHSLAKETTIPKEALYELNFITLDSQSTIRKVIDQVLSRYDIDTKRLKIEMELNSIEAIKNAVQSGLGAAFVSITAIAKELEMHILSSPGIEGVQIKRMLSVIISTQRYRSKAAEAFMEEILPLFSNQPENLQFEQFYPQPPDFGTITSDLSDSEELADLEPPTD